The following are encoded together in the Dickeya lacustris genome:
- the fdnG gene encoding formate dehydrogenase-N subunit alpha has product MQVSRRQFFKICAGGMAGTTVTALGFSPSAAFAETRQYKLLRARETRNNCTYCSVGCGILMYSLGDGAKNAKPAIYHIEGDPDHPVSRGSLCPKGAGLIDFIHSDQRLKYPEYRAPGSNKWQRISWDEALDRIARLMKKDRDANFIEKNAAGVTVNRWLTTGMLCSSAASNETGILDQKFARALGIIGLDTQARLCHGPTVAALAPTFGRGAMTNNWVDIKNANVILVMGGNPAEAHPVGFKWAVEAKIHNGAKLIVVDPRFNRSAAVADMYSPIRAGSDITFLLGVVNYLLSHGKVQMPYVQAYTNASLIVREDYQFDEGIFSGYNEKERRYDRTSWQYELDENGFAKRDDTLTHPRCVWNLLREHASRYTPDLVTNVCGTPKQEFLTICEQLASTCVPDRTATIMYALGWTQHTAGAQIIRTAAMIQLLLGNVGMAGGGVNALRGHSNIQGYTDLGLLSLNLPGYMPLPSEKQTSLKEYLDQITPKALLADQVNYWKNTPKFFVSMMKSFWGDNATKDNEWGYHWLPKWDKSYDALAYSRMMLDGKVNGYIVQGFNPMAAFADSNKARDALKKLKYMVVIDPLATETSNFWQNLGELNDVDPSAIQTEVFRLPSSCFAEENGSIVNSGRWLQWHYKGAEPQGEARQDGVILAGLFLRLRELYAKEGGANPEPVLNMSWDYLEPEDPSAEEITREANGRALADLYDDKGNLLLKKGQQLPDFSVLRDDGTTASFCWIYAGSWTEAGNQMARRDNADPSGLGCTPGWAWCWPQNRRILYNRASADPQGKPWDEKRELIRWNGQKWTGIDVADFAVTVPPGSATGPFIMNAEGMGRLFAIDKMAEGPFPAHYEPLESPLKSNPVYSKVQVNPAARILDADRPRMGTVEEFPFVATTYSITELFRHWTKHARLNAIVQPEQFVEIGEALAKQKGIKAGDVVKVSSKRGYIKAKAVVTKRIRTLTIQGKPIETIGVPCHWGFEGTTQKGFMANILTPHVGDANSQTPEYKAFLVNVEKA; this is encoded by the coding sequence ATGCAGGTCAGCAGAAGACAGTTTTTTAAAATATGTGCGGGCGGAATGGCTGGAACAACCGTCACGGCTCTGGGGTTTTCTCCCAGTGCGGCATTCGCTGAAACCCGCCAATATAAATTATTGCGCGCCAGAGAAACCCGGAATAACTGCACCTACTGTTCCGTCGGCTGTGGCATTTTGATGTATAGCCTGGGTGATGGTGCTAAAAATGCCAAACCCGCCATTTACCATATCGAAGGCGACCCGGATCATCCGGTCAGCCGTGGTTCACTGTGCCCGAAAGGGGCGGGGCTGATTGATTTTATCCACAGCGATCAGCGTCTGAAATACCCGGAATACCGTGCGCCGGGCTCCAATAAATGGCAGCGCATCAGTTGGGATGAAGCGCTGGATCGCATCGCCCGTCTGATGAAAAAAGACCGCGACGCCAATTTCATTGAGAAAAACGCCGCTGGCGTGACGGTCAACCGCTGGCTCACTACCGGTATGCTGTGCTCCTCGGCTGCCAGCAATGAAACCGGCATTCTGGATCAAAAATTCGCGCGGGCGCTCGGCATTATCGGGCTGGACACCCAGGCTCGCCTGTGCCACGGCCCGACGGTTGCGGCACTGGCACCGACCTTTGGGCGCGGCGCCATGACCAATAACTGGGTCGATATCAAAAACGCCAATGTGATTCTGGTGATGGGCGGCAACCCGGCAGAAGCGCATCCGGTCGGGTTTAAGTGGGCGGTAGAAGCCAAGATCCACAACGGTGCGAAGCTGATTGTGGTTGACCCGCGCTTTAACCGTTCGGCCGCCGTTGCCGACATGTACTCGCCTATTCGCGCCGGTTCAGACATCACCTTCCTGCTCGGGGTGGTGAATTACCTACTCTCCCATGGCAAGGTGCAGATGCCGTATGTGCAGGCCTACACCAACGCCAGCCTGATAGTCCGTGAGGACTACCAGTTTGATGAGGGGATTTTTAGCGGTTACAACGAAAAAGAGCGCCGCTATGACCGCACCAGTTGGCAGTATGAGCTGGATGAAAACGGTTTTGCCAAACGCGATGACACCTTAACGCACCCGCGCTGCGTCTGGAATTTGCTCAGGGAGCACGCCAGCCGCTATACCCCGGATCTGGTGACGAACGTTTGCGGTACGCCAAAGCAGGAGTTTTTGACTATCTGCGAGCAACTGGCCTCGACCTGTGTGCCGGATCGCACCGCGACCATTATGTATGCGCTGGGCTGGACGCAGCACACTGCGGGTGCCCAGATTATCCGCACCGCCGCCATGATTCAGCTGCTGTTGGGTAACGTCGGGATGGCGGGCGGCGGCGTGAATGCGCTGCGCGGCCACTCCAATATTCAGGGTTACACCGATTTAGGGCTGTTGTCGCTCAACCTGCCGGGCTACATGCCGTTGCCATCGGAAAAACAGACCTCGCTGAAAGAGTATCTTGACCAGATAACCCCGAAAGCGTTGCTGGCCGATCAGGTCAACTACTGGAAGAACACACCGAAGTTTTTCGTCAGCATGATGAAAAGTTTCTGGGGCGATAACGCCACCAAAGACAATGAGTGGGGTTATCACTGGTTGCCGAAGTGGGATAAAAGCTACGATGCGCTGGCCTATTCACGCATGATGCTCGATGGCAAAGTCAACGGTTACATCGTACAGGGGTTCAACCCGATGGCCGCCTTTGCTGACTCCAACAAAGCGCGCGATGCGTTGAAAAAACTGAAATACATGGTGGTCATCGACCCGCTGGCGACAGAGACCTCTAACTTCTGGCAGAACCTCGGCGAACTGAATGATGTTGACCCGTCAGCCATTCAAACCGAGGTGTTCCGCCTGCCATCGAGCTGTTTTGCCGAAGAGAACGGCTCCATCGTCAACTCGGGCCGCTGGCTGCAATGGCACTACAAAGGGGCCGAGCCGCAAGGAGAAGCGCGTCAGGATGGCGTGATTCTGGCCGGGCTATTCCTGCGCCTGCGTGAACTTTACGCCAAAGAAGGGGGCGCGAACCCCGAACCCGTGCTGAATATGAGCTGGGATTATCTGGAGCCGGAAGACCCGTCTGCAGAGGAGATAACCCGCGAGGCCAATGGTCGCGCGCTGGCCGATTTGTATGATGACAAGGGCAACCTGCTGTTGAAAAAAGGCCAACAGCTGCCGGATTTCTCCGTGTTACGCGATGATGGCACCACCGCCAGCTTCTGCTGGATTTATGCCGGGTCGTGGACGGAGGCGGGCAACCAGATGGCGCGCCGCGACAACGCCGACCCATCAGGGCTTGGCTGTACGCCGGGCTGGGCATGGTGCTGGCCGCAGAACCGCCGCATTCTCTACAACCGCGCCTCGGCTGACCCGCAAGGGAAACCGTGGGATGAAAAACGCGAGCTTATCCGCTGGAACGGCCAGAAGTGGACGGGCATCGACGTTGCCGATTTTGCTGTTACCGTACCACCGGGCAGCGCCACCGGGCCGTTTATCATGAATGCCGAGGGGATGGGCCGCCTGTTTGCTATCGACAAGATGGCGGAAGGGCCGTTCCCGGCGCACTACGAGCCGCTGGAGTCACCGCTGAAATCCAACCCGGTTTACAGCAAAGTGCAGGTGAACCCGGCCGCCCGTATTCTCGATGCCGACCGCCCGCGAATGGGGACGGTAGAGGAGTTCCCGTTTGTGGCCACCACCTACTCGATAACCGAGCTGTTCCGTCACTGGACAAAACATGCGCGTCTGAACGCCATTGTGCAACCCGAACAGTTTGTGGAAATCGGCGAGGCGCTGGCGAAACAAAAAGGCATCAAGGCCGGTGATGTGGTGAAAGTCAGCAGCAAGCGCGGCTACATCAAGGCGAAAGCGGTCGTCACCAAGCGTATCCGCACGCTGACCATCCAGGGCAAGCCGATAGAAACCATTGGTGTGCCTTGTCACTGGGGTTTTGAGGGCACCACCCAGAAAGGGTTTATGGCCAACATACTGACGCCGCATGTCGGGGATGCCAACAGCCAGACCCCTGAGTACAAGGCGTTTCTGGTGAACGTGGAAAAGGCGTAG